One genomic window of Arachis hypogaea cultivar Tifrunner chromosome 8, arahy.Tifrunner.gnm2.J5K5, whole genome shotgun sequence includes the following:
- the LOC112707619 gene encoding uncharacterized protein encodes MEPGEKKKEKEEEKMVMTVLHGAVIITMDDQNRVFKDGGLVIEHDTIKAIGHSSQILAQFSHLAHHLVDLTGHILLPGLINTHVHTSQQLGRGIADDVDLMTWLHDRIWPYESNMTEHDSYISTLLCGIELIHSGVTCFAEAGGQHVSGMARAISLLGMRACLAESIMDSGNGLPSSWAARTTHDCLQSQKDNYNKYHNTADGRIRVWFGIRQIMNSSQQLLLETRDAAAQLRTGIHMHVAEIPYENQLVMDVHKVNHGTVTYLEKIDFLQKNLLAAHSVWLDDNEISLFSRAGVKVSHCPASAMRMLGFAPVREMLGAGICVSLGTDGAPSNNRMSIVDEMYLASLINKGREVYNSGNTDPTALPAETILRMATANGAKSVLWDDEIGSLAVGKKADIVVVNPWSWPMVPVHDWVSNIVYCMRTENVVSVMCNGLWIMKDKKIMNVDEEEVILNAKEASAELVKRAGITLPTRMNVI; translated from the exons ATGGAGccaggagagaagaagaaggagaaagaggaagagaagatGGTGATGACTGTACTGCACGGCGCAGTGATCATAACCATGGACGATCAGAATCGAGTTTTCAAGGACGGCGGCCTCGTCATCGAACACGATACCATCAAGGCCATCGGCCACTCTTCGCAGATTCTTGCTCAATTTTCTCATCTTGCCCACCACCTCGTAGATCTCACCGGCCATATCCTCCTCCCTG GATTGATCAACACCCACGTTCATACTTCCCAGCAACTGGGAAGAGGCATAGCTGATGACGTGGACTTAATGACATGGTTGCATGACCGCATTTGGCCTTATGAATCCAACATGACTGAACATGACTCTTACATTTCCACCTTGCTTTGTGGGATCGAACTCATTCACTCCGGC GTTACTTGTTTTGCTGAAGCTGGTGGCCAACATGTTTCTGGAATGGCCAGAGCAATCAGCTTGCTTGGTATGCGTGCTTGTCTTGCCGAGTCAATCATGGACTCTGGCAATGGCTTGCCTTCCTCTTGGGCTGCTCGGACTACTCATGATTGCCTTCAG TCTCAAAAGGACAATTACAACAAGTACCACAATACAGCAGATGGGCGCATCCGAGTATGGTTTGGAATTAGGCAAATCATGAACAGCTCCCAACAGTTACTTCTGGAGACAAGAGATGCCGCAGCACAACTGAGAACAGGAATACATATG CATGTTGCAGAGATACCGTATGAGAACCAGCTAGTGATGGATGTTCACAAAGTAAATCATGGAACTGTTACTTACTTGGAAAAGATTGACTTTCTTCAAAAGAATCTATTAGCAGCTCACTCGGTTTGGCTTGATGATAATGAG ATATCTCTTTTTTCAAGAGCAGGGGTTAAAGTGTCTCATTGTCCTGCTTCTGCAATGCGCATGCTTGGATTTGCACCTGTAAGGGAGATGCTTGGTGCTGGCATTTGTGTCTCTTTAGGGACTGATGGAGCTCCATCAAATAACCGCATGAGCATTG TTGATGAAATGTACCTGGCTTCTCTTATTAACAAAGGGCGGGAAGTTTATAATAGTGGGAATACAGATCCAACAGCATTGCCTGCTGAAACTATTCTTAGGATGGCAACGGCCAACGGCGCAAAGTCGGTCTTATGGGATGATGAAATAGGTTCTCTTGCGGTTGGAAAGAAG GCTGACATTGTTGTTGTCAATCCTTGGTCTTGGCCTATGGTTCCTGTTCATGACTG GGTTTCCAACATAGTGTATTGCATGCGGACAGAAAACGTGGTTTCTGTCATGTGCAATGGATTATGGATAATGAAGGACAAGAAGATTATGAATGTCGACGAG GAAGAGGTAATTTTGAATGCAAAAGAGGCTTCTGCTGAACTTGTGAAGAGGGCAGGCATCACATTACCAACAAGAATGAACGTCATCTGA
- the LOC112707620 gene encoding U-box domain-containing protein 1-like, with protein sequence MDEKRRTVASLVSKLSSVSERTRIDALIELRQMSKLDPETRPIIAEAGAIPFLAETLYSSSHPSQENAAATLLNLSISAKEPLVSTRGVLDAIAHVISHHSSSSSASAVQSAAATIHSLLAATDDYRPSVGAKRDIVYALVDILRCHVSSPPRTIKDALKALFGIALYPPNRATMVHLGVIPALFALVVKDGRVGIVEDTTAVIAQVAGCEESGEAFRKVAGVGVLADLLDLSTGASMRSKENAVSALLNLARCGGESVVAEVREALANIAADGIDDVEDNGSAKGKNKAKLLKVLFGDDDVNDDNSSNSVLSSGGGSQFDSF encoded by the coding sequence ATGGATGAAAAGCGCCGAACCGTCGCGTCCCTTGTATCGAAGCTAAGCTCCGTATCCGAACGAACCCGAATCGACGCGCTCATCGAGCTTCGTCAGATGTCGAAGCTCGACCCGGAAACCCGCCCCATAATTGCCGAAGCTGGCGCCATCCCTTTCCTCGCTGAAACTCTCTACTCTTCCTCTCATCCTTCCCAAGAAAACGCTGCCGCCACGCTCTTAAACCTTTCCATCTCCGCAAAGGAACCGTTGGTTTCCACGCGCGGTGTCCTCGACGCCATAGCGCACGTGATCTCCCACCACAGCTCCTCCTCCTCCGCCTCCGCCGTCCAATCCGCCGCAGCCACAATCCACAGCCTCCTCGCCGCCACCGACGACTACCGCCCCTCCGTCGGCGCCAAGCGCGACATCGTCTACGCGCTTGTGGACATCCTCCGGTGCCACGTGTCGTCCCCTCCGAGAACCATCAAAGACGCGCTGAAGGCGCTGTTCGGCATTGCGCTGTACCCTCCGAACCGCGCCACGATGGTGCATCTTGGAGTGATCCCCGCGCTTTTCGCCCTTGTGGTGAAGGACGGGCGCGTGGGGATCGTCGAGGACACCACCGCGGTGATCGCGCAAGTAGCCGGGTGCGAGGAGAGCGGCGAGGCCTTCCGGAAGGTCGCCGGGGTTGGGGTTCTCGCCGATCTCCTCGACTTGTCTACCGGCGCCAGTATGCGTAGCAAGGAGAATGCCGTCTCGGCGTTGCTGAATTTGGCGCGGTGCGGTGGCGAGAGCGTTGTGGCAGAGGTCAGGGAGGCGCTTGCGAATATTGCGGCCGATGGTATCGATGATGTCGAGGATAATGGAAGCGCCAAGGGGAAGAACAAAGCGAAGTTGTTGAAGGTTTTGTTTGGTGATGATGATGTTAATGATGATAACAGTAGCAACAGCGTTTTGAGTTCGGGTGGAGGTTCGCAGTTTGATTCATTCTAG